The following are encoded together in the Microterricola viridarii genome:
- the nrdH gene encoding glutaredoxin-like protein NrdH gives MTVTVYTKPSCVQCTATYRALDNQGIEYEILDLSVDEKALEAVKELGYLQAPVVITDEDHWSGFRPDKISELAARLA, from the coding sequence ATGACTGTAACGGTCTACACCAAGCCTTCGTGCGTGCAGTGCACGGCGACGTACCGTGCCCTCGATAACCAGGGTATTGAGTACGAAATCCTCGACCTCTCGGTCGACGAGAAGGCTCTGGAAGCCGTGAAGGAATTGGGCTACCTGCAGGCCCCCGTTGTGATCACCGATGAGGACCACTGGTCCGGCTTCCGGCCCGACAAGATCTCGGAGCTCGCCGCGCGCCTCGCCTAG
- a CDS encoding type IV toxin-antitoxin system AbiEi family antitoxin domain-containing protein: MIETIELLSALGDGLITRSALRSAGLSSERIVQCLQRGLLRRVRPGVYVSGPLWAALWPEQQHRLLVRATLLLAEREWVVSHLSAAAMHGLGTIGGWPSTVHVSDPEARGGASSAHITVHRGAPGPDTVLIDGILVTSLPRTLADVAASEPLSRAVPAIDAGLRMVRESAGTSGAAQGLAWRSAEMGSAQSVAEEGMRDHVHAELERAAPRRGYRQAELAIAFASGLAGSVGESLTRVRFHEHGFEIPELQVTLARSDAGEADLDFLWRGIRKAGEYDGKFKYTRGAIVKPGQDPGEIVFSEKRREDALRPQLNSMTRWVWDVVFPPLAFLRFTREAGVPLASPVRGRRGESTRSRFVVG, translated from the coding sequence ATGATCGAAACCATTGAGTTGCTCAGCGCCCTCGGCGACGGGCTGATCACGAGATCTGCTTTGCGCTCGGCTGGGCTGAGTTCCGAGCGGATCGTGCAGTGCCTTCAGCGGGGTCTGTTGCGGCGGGTGAGGCCTGGCGTTTATGTATCGGGACCGCTCTGGGCGGCGCTCTGGCCCGAACAGCAGCACCGGCTACTCGTGCGAGCGACGCTGCTGCTCGCCGAACGGGAGTGGGTCGTCTCGCACCTCTCTGCTGCGGCGATGCATGGGCTGGGGACGATCGGAGGCTGGCCGTCGACTGTGCATGTGAGTGATCCGGAGGCGAGGGGTGGGGCCTCCTCAGCCCACATCACGGTGCATCGCGGAGCCCCCGGACCTGACACCGTTCTGATCGACGGCATTCTCGTTACCTCGCTGCCGCGCACGCTCGCCGACGTCGCCGCGAGCGAGCCCTTGAGCCGAGCAGTTCCCGCCATCGATGCCGGTCTGCGCATGGTGCGCGAGAGCGCGGGGACGTCGGGTGCGGCGCAGGGCCTCGCGTGGCGGAGTGCAGAGATGGGTTCGGCACAGTCGGTGGCGGAGGAGGGAATGCGTGACCACGTGCACGCCGAGCTGGAGCGAGCCGCTCCACGACGGGGGTATCGGCAGGCGGAGCTTGCGATTGCGTTCGCGAGTGGACTTGCGGGCAGCGTGGGTGAGAGTCTCACCCGCGTGCGGTTCCATGAGCACGGATTCGAGATTCCCGAGCTGCAGGTGACGCTCGCGCGCTCCGATGCGGGCGAGGCCGATCTCGACTTCCTCTGGCGCGGCATCCGAAAAGCCGGCGAGTACGACGGCAAGTTCAAATACACGCGCGGCGCCATCGTCAAGCCTGGTCAGGATCCCGGAGAGATTGTCTTCTCCGAGAAACGACGTGAAGACGCGCTGCGGCCGCAGCTTAACTCGATGACACGCTGGGTATGGGACGTCGTGTTCCCTCCACTGGCATTCCTCCGCTTCACCAGGGAAGCGGGGGTCCCGCTCGCATCACCGGTGCGAGGGCGCCGCGGTGAGAGCACACGGAGTCGCTTCGTCGTCGGCTGA